In the genome of Henningerozyma blattae CBS 6284 chromosome 5, complete genome, one region contains:
- the TOP1 gene encoding DNA topoisomerase 1 (similar to Saccharomyces cerevisiae TOP1 (YOL006C); ancestral locus Anc_6.32), whose translation MTTGLELKSKPIPSKGLSADEDDEDDDIPLSINLKKRSHSRIASKEDDDQDNEEEEDDDDEDVVLAKNNTSSKTSRASTRKKPRKTRIQYNEDEDEDKNTNDNDDEDYGVKSEIDSDSALSQGSQSSATTVTSSSSKPSPKKVRKTASTTASKSKTKSQTKSKSNTKVKKEVTTTTSKKVKKETTSTSKKIKKETKPKKIKVENDSQIAQDTEEYKTLKVSKVKEENIDETTTDENDNKYKWWEANKDDDDTIKWTTLSHNGVIFPPDYEPLPSHVKLYYDGKPVDLPPSSEEVAGFYAALLETDHGKNPVFQKNFFNDFLQVLKEAGGTRNNIKIKKFELCDFTKMYDYFELKKQEKKALSSQEKKQIKLDKEKFEEPYKFCMLDGRKEQVGNFKIEPPDLFRGRGAHPKTGKLKRRVFPEDVVLNLDKDSKTPEPPEGHQWGEIRHDNTVQWLAMWRENISNSFKYVRLAANSSLKGQNDLKKFEKARQLKSHIDNIRKDYRKNLKSKVMLDRQKAVAIYLIDVFALRAGGEKSDDEADTVGCCSLRYEHITLKPPQTVVFDFLGKDSIRYYQEVEVDKQVFKDLTIFKRPPKQPGDQLFDRLDPSILNKHLQNYMPGLTAKVFRTYNASKTMQDQLDLIPNEGTIAEKILKYNAANRTVAILCNHQRSVGKNHAVSVQKSGEKIRELEWEKIRLKKGILQLEPKELKKDKKYFEEINDMKDDEIQTIMKAIIDREIERCHKRFARENDKKKFEGEELLTEDDLKEWLDKIEEKKAAFDKELETGIIELKPSLNTVEKLRAQIEKFENRIQTRSVQLKDKEDNSQVSLGTSKLNYIDPRLTVVFCKKYGVPIEKLFTKTLRDKFQWAIESVDENWKF comes from the coding sequence ATGACTACTGGGTTGGAACTAAAATCGAAACCAATTCCTTCAAAAGGCTTATCAGCTGATGAGGATGATGAAGACGATGATATTCCCCTTTCgataaatttgaagaaaagaTCCCATTCTAGAATTGCCTCcaaagaagatgatgacCAAGATAacgaagaagaagaagatgatgatgatgaagatgttGTTTTAGCAAAGAATAATACATCATCCAAGACTTCAAGAGCGTCTACAAGAAAGAAACCAAGGAAAACACGCATACAATACAATGAAGACGAAGACGAAGATAAAAACacaaatgataatgatgacgAAGATTATGGTGTCAAATCAGAAATAGACAGTGATTCTGCCTTATCTCAAGGAAGTCAATCTTCCGCCACTACAGTCACTTCATCAAGTTCTAAACCGTCACCAAAAAAAGTAAGAAAAACTGCTTCTACTACAGCCTCTAAATCCAAGACCAAATCTCAAACAAAGTCTAAATCAAATACTAAAGTTAAGAAGGAAGTCACTACTACTACTTctaaaaaagttaaaaaagaaactacTTCTActtctaaaaaaattaaaaaggaAACTAAACCTAAAAAGATAAAAGTTGAAAATGATTCACAAATAGCACAGGATACTGAAGAatataaaactttaaaagtATCCAAggttaaagaagaaaatattgatgaaaCTACCAcagatgaaaatgataataaatataaatggTGGGAAGCAAATAAAGATGACGATGATACCATTAAATGGACCACTTTAAGCCATAACGGTGTTATTTTTCCTCCAGACTATGAACCTTTACCTTCTCACgtcaaattatattatgatGGGAAACCTGTTGATTTACCACCTTCTAGTGAAGAAGTAGCTGGGTTCTATGCTGCTCTATTAGAAACTGATCATGGTAAAAATCCtgtatttcaaaaaaatttcttcaatgATTTCTTGcaagttttaaaagaagCTGGTGGTACTAGAAATaacattaaaattaaaaaatttgaattatgtGATTTTACTAAAATGTAcgattattttgaattgaaaaaacaagaaaagaaagCTTTAAGTTCACAAGAAAAGAAACAGATAAAATTAGATAAGGAGAAATTTGAAGAACCTTATAAATTTTGTATGCTGGATGGTAGAAAAGAACAAGTAggtaattttaaaatcgAACCTCCTGATTTATTCCGTGGTCGTGGTGCACATCCAAAGACCGGGAAGTTAAAAAGACGTGTTTTCCCTGAAGATGTTGTGTTAAATCTTGATAAAGATTCAAAAACCCCAGAACCACCTGAGGGACATCAATGGGGTGAAATTAGACATGATAATACAGTTCAATGGTTAGCCATGTGGagagaaaatatttcaaactcttttaaatatgtTAGATTGGCagctaattcttcattaaagGGTCaaaatgatttgaaaaaattcgAAAAGGCAAGACAATTGAAATCTCATATCGATAATATTCGTAAAGATTATcgtaaaaatttaaagagtAAAGTTATGTTGGATAGACAAAAAGCTGTggcaatttatttaatcgATGTATTCGCATTAAGAGCAGGTGGTGAAAAATCAGATGATGAAGCTGATACTGTTGGTTGTTGTTCTTTACGTTACGAACATATTACTTTGAAACCACCTCAAACTGTTgtatttgattttcttgGTAAGGATTCTATTAGATATTATCAAGAGGTCGAAGTTGATAAACAAGTATTCAAAGATTTGACCATTTTTAAGCGTCCACCAAAACAACCGGGTgatcaattatttgatagaTTAGATCCATCCATTTTAAACAAACACTTACAGAATTACATGCCTGGTTTAACAGCTAAAGTTTTCCGTACATATAATGCTTCCAAGACAATGCAAGACCAATTGGATCTAATACCCAATGAAGGTACCATTGCTGAAAAGattctaaaatataatgCGGCTAATAGAACTGTTGCTATTCTATGTAACCATCAACGTTCTGTTGGTAAAAACCATGCTGTATCTGTTCAAAAATCTGgagaaaaaattagagaATTAGAATGGGAAAAGATCAGATTGAAGAAGGGTATTTTACAATTGGAGCCCAAAGAACTTAAAAAggacaaaaaatattttgaagaaattaatgacatgaaagatgatgaaattcAGACAATTATGAAAGCCATTATTGATAgagaaattgaaagatGTCATAAGAGATTTGCAagagaaaatgataaaaagaaattcgaaggtgaagaattattaactgAAGATGATTTAAAGGAATGGCTAGATAAGATTGAAGAGAAAAAAGCTGCCtttgataaagaattagaaacaggtataattgaattaaaaccTTCCTTGAATACAGTAGAAAAACTTCGTGCTCAAATCGAAAAATTCGAAAATAGAATTCAAACAAGAAGTGTTCAATTAAAGGATAAAGAAGATAATAGCCAAGTCTCCTTAGGTACATCCAAATTGAACTATATTGATCCAAGGTTAACAGTTGTCTTTTGTAAGAAGTATGGCGTTCCAATTGAAAAACTATTTACTAAAACTTTAAGAGATAAGTTTCAATGGGCCATTGAATCTGTTGATgaaaattggaaattttaa
- the RPB11 gene encoding DNA-directed RNA polymerase II core subunit RPB11 (similar to Saccharomyces cerevisiae RPB11 (YOL005C); ancestral locus Anc_6.30), translating into MNAPDRFESFLLGEGESKLQIEPDTKAPNTVVITFEKEDHTLGNLIKSELLHDPKVLFAAYKVEHPLFARFKMRIQTVEGYDPKDALRKACNSIIKKLGILKTNFETEWNLQTLASDD; encoded by the coding sequence ATGAATGCTCCAGACAGATTCGAATCCTTCTTGTTGGGTGAAGGAGAATCCAAGTTACAAATAGAACCAGATACCAAGGCTCCCAACACTGTGGTCATCACgtttgaaaaagaagacCATACCTTGGGTAACTTGATCAAGTCTGAGTTGCTACACGACCCTAAGGTGCTTTTTGCCGCCTACAAGGTTGAACACCCATTGTTTGCTAGATTCAAAATGAGAATACAAACTGTGGAAGGGTACGATCCAAAGGACGCTCTTAGGAAAGCATGTAActccattattaaaaaactGGGGATATTAAAAACCAACTTCGAAACAGAATGGAACTTACAGACTTTGGCCTCTGATGATTAA